One Kineococcus aurantiacus genomic window carries:
- a CDS encoding type II secretion system F family protein, with product MIAGVLLGTLAGVGALLVLAGSPWRRGPALDARVLPYLGAPGSRRARDVLRVVGTAVGSRLGSGRAVTERLLVLHPDAAGGPELAAHRAEQVLWSCAGTALALAGVWAGAGANPVAVVAAMVVGGLGGALARDELLARAVRRRREELVADLPAVAELLALSVAAGENVSAALDRVAAGGGPLCEGLRAALGRVRTGTPLLDALADLAGRWQVPPFSRFVDALAVAVEAGSPLADVLRAQAADARDAEHRRLTEAGGRQEVAMMVPVVFGILPTVVVFAVYPGLAQLQLTN from the coding sequence GTGATCGCCGGGGTCCTGCTCGGGACGCTGGCCGGGGTGGGAGCGCTGCTCGTGCTCGCCGGTTCCCCGTGGCGCCGCGGCCCGGCCCTGGACGCCCGCGTCCTGCCCTACCTCGGGGCGCCGGGGTCCCGCCGGGCCCGCGACGTGCTGCGCGTCGTCGGCACGGCCGTGGGGTCGCGGCTGGGGTCGGGCCGGGCCGTCACCGAACGGCTCCTGGTCCTGCACCCCGACGCCGCCGGCGGCCCCGAGCTCGCCGCGCACCGGGCCGAGCAGGTCCTGTGGTCGTGCGCGGGGACGGCGCTGGCGCTGGCCGGGGTCTGGGCGGGCGCGGGGGCGAACCCCGTCGCGGTCGTCGCGGCCATGGTCGTCGGCGGGCTCGGCGGGGCGCTGGCCCGCGACGAGCTGCTCGCGCGGGCGGTGCGCCGGCGCCGCGAGGAGCTCGTCGCGGACCTGCCGGCCGTGGCCGAGCTCCTGGCGCTGTCGGTGGCGGCGGGGGAGAACGTCTCGGCCGCCCTCGACCGCGTCGCCGCCGGCGGGGGCCCGCTGTGCGAGGGGCTGCGGGCGGCGCTGGGGCGGGTGCGCACGGGGACCCCGCTGCTCGACGCCCTGGCCGACCTCGCCGGGCGCTGGCAGGTCCCGCCGTTCAGCCGGTTCGTCGACGCCCTCGCGGTGGCGGTCGAAGCCGGCAGCCCCCTGGCCGACGTCCTGCGCGCGCAGGCCGCCGACGCCCGCGACGCCGAGCACCGCCGGCTCACCGAAGCCGGTGGGCGGCAGGAGGTCGCGATGATGGTCCCCGTCGTCTTCGGGATCCTGCCGACCGTCGTGGTGTTCGCCGTCTACCCCGGTCTGGCCCAGCTCCAGCTGACGAACTGA
- a CDS encoding pilus assembly protein, protein MSGPTARNPALGDPAAGDEGSAAVEFLAVGVLLLVPIAYLVLTLGRVQAAAFAAGAGAAEASRLVATGAAVDRAGAAVVLAVTDQHLDPRAATLDVACSADPCATPEGEVAATVRLDVELPLVPAFLAGAVPLRVPVDVRRVAVADRFAPVGPG, encoded by the coding sequence GTGAGCGGCCCGACGGCGAGGAACCCGGCCCTAGGGGACCCGGCCGCCGGGGACGAGGGGAGCGCGGCCGTGGAGTTCCTCGCCGTCGGCGTGCTGCTGCTCGTCCCGATCGCCTACCTCGTGCTGACCCTGGGCCGGGTCCAGGCGGCGGCGTTCGCCGCGGGGGCCGGGGCCGCGGAGGCGTCGCGGCTCGTCGCGACCGGTGCCGCCGTGGACCGGGCCGGGGCCGCGGTGGTGCTGGCCGTGACCGACCAGCACCTGGACCCGCGGGCGGCGACGCTGGACGTCGCGTGCTCGGCGGACCCCTGCGCCACGCCGGAGGGGGAGGTCGCCGCGACCGTGCGCCTGGACGTCGAGCTGCCGCTCGTGCCGGCGTTCCTGGCCGGCGCGGTCCCGCTGCGCGTCCCCGTGGACGTCCGGCGGGTGGCGGTCGCCGACCGGTTCGCCCCCGTGGGGCCGGGGTGA
- a CDS encoding type II secretion system F family protein: MTGVAVGAVLGLGVFCLWWSCWERPARPAARRRAGVRDLLAAAGWTDVPVAVFVAGCLVAGVLAGVLVLALTAVPVLGGGAALAAGHAPVALARHRARARREDAAAEWPDAVDALAASVRAGAPLPDAVAALAVRGPHRFRPAFARFAVGHRASGAFETELESLRTELADPVFDRLAATLRMTRQVGGSDLGATLRTLSGYLREDRRTRGELLARQSWTVSAARLAVAAPWIVLALLATRPGTLAAYGDATGAAVLVAGAAVSTGAYRLMLRLGRLPEPRRVLS; the protein is encoded by the coding sequence GTGACGGGTGTCGCGGTCGGCGCGGTGCTGGGTCTGGGGGTGTTCTGCCTGTGGTGGTCGTGCTGGGAACGGCCGGCCCGCCCGGCGGCGCGTCGGCGGGCCGGGGTGCGGGACCTGCTGGCCGCCGCCGGGTGGACGGACGTGCCCGTCGCCGTGTTCGTGGCCGGGTGCCTGGTCGCCGGGGTGCTGGCGGGTGTCCTCGTGCTGGCGCTGACGGCCGTGCCGGTGCTCGGCGGCGGGGCCGCGCTGGCGGCGGGGCACGCGCCGGTGGCCCTGGCCCGCCACCGCGCCCGCGCCCGGCGCGAGGACGCCGCCGCCGAGTGGCCCGACGCCGTCGACGCGCTCGCGGCCTCGGTCCGGGCCGGTGCCCCGCTGCCCGATGCCGTCGCGGCGCTGGCCGTGCGCGGCCCGCACCGGTTCCGGCCCGCCTTCGCCCGCTTCGCCGTCGGGCACCGCGCCAGCGGGGCGTTCGAGACCGAGCTGGAGTCCCTGCGCACCGAGCTGGCCGACCCCGTCTTCGACCGGCTCGCCGCGACGCTGCGCATGACGCGCCAGGTGGGCGGCAGCGACCTGGGCGCCACACTGCGGACCCTGTCGGGGTACCTGCGGGAGGACCGCCGGACCCGCGGGGAACTGCTGGCCCGGCAGAGCTGGACGGTGTCCGCGGCCCGGCTCGCCGTCGCCGCCCCCTGGATCGTCCTGGCGCTGCTGGCCACCCGGCCCGGCACCCTCGCCGCCTACGGCGACGCCACCGGCGCCGCGGTCCTGGTCGCGGGGGCCGCGGTCTCGACCGGTGCGTACCGCCTCATGCTGCGGCTGGGGCGGCTGCCCGAACCGCGCCGGGTGCTGTCGTGA
- a CDS encoding FtsK/SpoIIIE domain-containing protein, whose product MPFRMTVLGADVELEVPVGTTLTDARARLEEVTGPWPRDWREWALDGHPVADAVLGMPPLLAGVVLPPPAAAPTDLVAVAGPAAGTGFAVAPGRHLLGRRGDGPAAVGIDDPSVSRRHAELELSPAGVTTLRDLGSLNGTAVLRAGEREAVRGPVQVPPGTEFALGHTVLRAGGPAVAAAVVQPDAAGRLLLNRPPRLLAEPRAREFTWPVPDPAAQAPGPPWLALLVPVAVAVVLALVWSPLSLLLGLASPVLAAGQWLGQRRRHRHDEQRRAARAGAALARVRTEVGEAARREQTHRRDLHPDAGRLAAEVAGPGDRLFTRSPADADHLTARVGLGDLPATTVAVRGGPGTPVLADVPVTVSLSAGPLGVCGPGEGLVRLLLAQLAAWQSPADVRVVAGPGWEWTRWLPHAVEVVDGDVLGVPAAEVRRRTGPAGRGPGPDLVVVLDPVGWWRTDPRLAPLLTDGPAVGVHTVCLGRARADLPAQCRTVLDLTDGAAGQGPDGLLLSAHERVPVRVDAVDEVWAERLARGLAPLLDAAAASASAVPADVRLLDLVGVPSVESLRRGWARPPAGLPAVLGADASGPCAVDLVHDGPHALLAGTTGSGKSVLLATLVVSLALACPPEHLQLVLVDYKGGAAFGACTGLPHVAGLVTDLDDRLAQRVLRSLRAEVARREQVLAAAGVADVRDLPPGRLPRLVVVVDEFRVLAQEVPEFVDGLVRLAGVGRSLGVHLVLATQRPAGVVSPEIRANTDLRVALRVQDRADAEDVVGDPRPAGFTVPGRALLRRDGLREFQTARLRGPARSGGVLVREVPDGPGAVPADGDRTGDRPGEVDDLPGLVRTLVAAAAGRPRPPAPWLPPLPPVVPDLPPGAGGRLVWGLVDLPDAQRREDVAWDLAAGQHLLVVGGVRSGRTTLLRRLVTEAARVPGTEVHVLDAGGRLRDLAGTGPVGSVVARSEPWRAGRLLERVQQEVDRRRAAGSWTGHVVLVVDGWEAWTAALAAADPAAGADPLLRLLREGAGAGVRVAVAGDRPSLTGAVAGTVGSVVLLRTADRSDAALLGVRPSAVPRDAPPGRGLLVVDGVGHEVQVALPGDLPGDLPSGPGTARLGVAPLPARAGELPGVGWRLPIGLGGDDGGVVLVDTGHVVLVAGPVGSGRTTALRALADAEVRRGGRAVWAREAGPQEVRECWAAGGLVLLDDVCRPLPPAVEDVLGGALLGGGPVRLAAAGDGVDVVAAFRGPAAAVRSAARTTVLLGRGGWVPAEVLARRPVVAPGPGPGAGFAVEGGRWRSVRISCPTVAP is encoded by the coding sequence GTGCCGTTCCGGATGACCGTGCTGGGCGCCGACGTGGAGCTCGAGGTTCCCGTCGGGACGACCCTGACCGACGCCCGCGCCCGGCTGGAGGAGGTCACCGGCCCCTGGCCGCGGGACTGGCGGGAGTGGGCCCTGGACGGGCACCCCGTCGCGGACGCGGTGCTGGGGATGCCGCCGCTGCTGGCCGGGGTCGTGCTGCCCCCGCCGGCCGCGGCGCCCACCGACCTCGTGGCCGTCGCGGGACCGGCGGCGGGGACGGGTTTCGCCGTGGCTCCCGGGCGGCACCTGCTGGGCCGGCGCGGGGACGGGCCGGCGGCGGTCGGGATCGACGACCCCTCCGTGTCGCGCCGGCACGCCGAACTCGAACTGTCCCCCGCCGGGGTCACCACGCTGCGCGACCTCGGCTCGCTCAACGGGACCGCCGTGCTGCGCGCGGGGGAACGGGAGGCCGTGCGGGGCCCGGTGCAGGTCCCGCCCGGGACCGAGTTCGCCCTCGGCCACACGGTGCTGCGCGCCGGGGGACCCGCCGTCGCGGCAGCCGTCGTGCAACCCGACGCCGCGGGACGCCTGCTGCTGAACCGGCCCCCGCGGCTGCTCGCCGAACCCCGGGCCCGGGAGTTCACCTGGCCCGTCCCCGACCCGGCGGCGCAGGCACCGGGTCCGCCGTGGCTGGCTCTGCTCGTGCCGGTGGCGGTCGCCGTCGTCCTGGCCCTGGTGTGGTCGCCGCTGTCGCTGCTGCTGGGCCTGGCCTCACCGGTGCTGGCCGCCGGGCAGTGGCTGGGGCAGCGCCGCCGGCACCGCCACGACGAGCAGCGGCGCGCCGCGCGGGCCGGGGCCGCGCTGGCCCGCGTGCGCACCGAGGTCGGGGAGGCCGCGCGGCGGGAGCAGACCCACCGCCGCGACCTGCACCCCGACGCCGGCCGGCTGGCCGCGGAGGTGGCCGGCCCCGGGGACCGGTTGTTCACCCGTTCCCCCGCCGACGCCGACCACCTCACCGCCCGGGTCGGCCTGGGCGACCTGCCGGCCACGACGGTCGCGGTGCGCGGCGGCCCCGGCACCCCCGTGCTGGCGGACGTGCCCGTGACGGTGTCCCTGAGCGCCGGGCCGCTCGGCGTGTGCGGCCCCGGCGAGGGGCTGGTGCGCCTGCTGCTGGCGCAGCTGGCCGCCTGGCAGTCCCCCGCCGACGTGCGGGTCGTCGCCGGCCCGGGGTGGGAGTGGACCCGCTGGCTGCCGCACGCCGTCGAGGTCGTCGACGGCGACGTGCTGGGCGTGCCGGCCGCCGAGGTCCGCCGCCGCACCGGACCGGCTGGGCGAGGCCCCGGCCCCGACCTCGTCGTGGTCCTGGACCCCGTGGGCTGGTGGCGCACCGACCCGCGGCTGGCGCCGCTGCTCACCGACGGCCCCGCCGTCGGCGTCCACACCGTGTGCCTGGGCCGGGCGCGCGCGGACCTGCCCGCGCAGTGCCGCACGGTGCTCGACCTCACCGACGGGGCTGCCGGGCAGGGTCCCGACGGGCTGCTGCTGTCCGCGCACGAGCGCGTGCCCGTGCGCGTCGACGCCGTGGACGAGGTGTGGGCCGAACGGCTCGCGCGGGGTCTGGCCCCGCTCCTGGACGCCGCCGCGGCGTCGGCGAGCGCCGTGCCCGCGGACGTGCGGCTGCTGGACCTGGTGGGGGTCCCGTCGGTGGAGTCGCTGCGGCGCGGCTGGGCGCGGCCGCCCGCGGGGTTGCCCGCGGTGCTGGGGGCGGACGCCTCGGGCCCGTGCGCGGTGGACCTGGTCCACGACGGGCCGCACGCGCTGCTGGCGGGCACGACGGGGTCGGGCAAGTCGGTGCTGCTCGCGACGCTCGTGGTCTCCCTGGCGCTGGCGTGCCCGCCCGAGCACCTGCAGCTCGTGCTCGTCGACTACAAGGGCGGTGCGGCGTTCGGGGCGTGCACGGGGTTGCCGCACGTGGCGGGGCTGGTGACCGACCTGGACGACCGGCTCGCCCAGCGGGTGCTGCGCAGCCTGCGGGCCGAGGTGGCCCGCCGCGAGCAGGTCCTGGCCGCGGCCGGGGTCGCGGACGTGCGGGACCTGCCGCCGGGGCGGCTGCCCCGGCTCGTGGTCGTCGTCGACGAGTTCCGGGTGCTGGCCCAGGAGGTCCCCGAGTTCGTCGACGGTCTCGTGCGGCTGGCCGGGGTGGGCCGCTCGCTCGGCGTGCACCTGGTGCTGGCGACCCAGCGCCCGGCGGGGGTCGTGAGCCCGGAGATCCGGGCCAACACGGACCTGCGGGTCGCGTTGCGCGTGCAGGACCGCGCGGACGCCGAGGACGTGGTGGGCGACCCCCGTCCGGCGGGGTTCACGGTGCCGGGGCGGGCGCTGCTGCGCCGCGACGGGCTGCGCGAGTTCCAGACCGCCCGGTTGCGCGGCCCGGCCCGGTCCGGGGGCGTGCTCGTGCGGGAGGTGCCGGACGGGCCGGGTGCGGTCCCCGCGGACGGGGACCGCACGGGGGACCGCCCCGGGGAGGTCGACGACCTGCCCGGGCTGGTCCGGACGCTGGTCGCCGCCGCGGCCGGCCGGCCCCGCCCGCCGGCCCCGTGGCTGCCGCCGCTGCCGCCGGTGGTGCCGGACCTGCCGCCGGGCGCGGGCGGGCGGCTGGTGTGGGGCCTGGTGGACCTGCCGGACGCGCAGCGGCGCGAGGACGTGGCCTGGGACCTGGCCGCGGGCCAGCACCTGCTCGTCGTCGGCGGGGTCCGCAGCGGCCGGACGACGCTGCTGCGCCGTCTCGTCACCGAGGCCGCGCGGGTGCCGGGCACCGAGGTCCACGTGCTGGACGCCGGTGGCCGGCTGCGCGACCTGGCCGGGACGGGGCCGGTCGGGTCGGTGGTGGCGCGCTCGGAGCCCTGGCGCGCCGGGCGCCTGCTGGAGCGGGTGCAGCAGGAGGTGGACCGGCGGCGGGCCGCGGGGTCGTGGACGGGGCACGTCGTCCTGGTCGTGGACGGCTGGGAGGCGTGGACGGCGGCGCTGGCGGCGGCCGACCCGGCGGCGGGGGCCGATCCGTTGCTGCGGCTGCTGCGCGAGGGAGCCGGGGCGGGTGTGCGGGTCGCCGTCGCCGGGGACCGCCCGTCGCTGACGGGGGCCGTGGCGGGGACGGTGGGGTCGGTGGTGCTGCTGCGCACGGCCGACCGGTCCGACGCGGCCCTGCTGGGGGTGCGGCCCTCGGCCGTCCCCCGCGACGCGCCGCCGGGCCGCGGGCTGCTCGTGGTCGACGGGGTGGGTCACGAGGTGCAGGTCGCCCTGCCGGGCGACCTGCCGGGCGACCTGCCGTCGGGGCCGGGGACGGCGCGGCTGGGCGTGGCCCCGCTGCCGGCGCGCGCCGGGGAGCTGCCCGGGGTGGGGTGGCGGCTGCCGATCGGCCTGGGCGGCGACGACGGCGGGGTGGTCCTGGTGGACACCGGGCACGTCGTCCTGGTCGCGGGGCCGGTGGGCAGCGGGCGGACGACGGCGCTGCGGGCGCTGGCCGACGCGGAGGTGCGGCGCGGAGGTCGCGCGGTGTGGGCGCGCGAGGCGGGGCCGCAGGAGGTGCGGGAGTGCTGGGCGGCCGGTGGCCTGGTGCTGCTGGACGACGTGTGCCGTCCGCTGCCCCCGGCGGTCGAGGACGTGCTGGGCGGGGCCCTGCTGGGCGGTGGCCCGGTGCGGCTGGCCGCCGCCGGGGACGGGGTGGACGTGGTCGCGGCGTTCCGGGGCCCGGCGGCCGCGGTGCGGTCGGCGGCGCGCACGACGGTGCTGCTGGGCCGGGGCGGGTGGGTCCCGGCGGAGGTGCTCGCGCGGCGGCCGGTGGTCGCTCCCGGGCCCGGTCCGGGAGCCGGTTTCGCGGTGGAGGGGGGTCGTTGGCGCTCAGTGAGGATCAGCTGTCCTACGGTGGCCCCGTGA
- a CDS encoding TadE/TadG family type IV pilus assembly protein, producing the protein MRRDEGSAVAEFAAVAGLLALLFAAVVQLAVVQHVRATAADCAGEGARFGALRGNTPADGAARARALLAASLSPAYARDVTARRAEVAGTALVEVEVDAPLPVVAFLGPRLLRVRGHALAQP; encoded by the coding sequence GTGAGGCGGGACGAGGGCTCGGCCGTCGCCGAGTTCGCCGCCGTCGCCGGGCTGCTGGCGCTGCTGTTCGCGGCCGTCGTGCAGCTGGCCGTCGTCCAGCACGTGCGGGCCACGGCCGCCGACTGCGCGGGGGAGGGCGCCCGGTTCGGGGCGCTGCGCGGCAACACCCCCGCCGACGGCGCGGCCCGGGCCCGCGCCCTGCTCGCGGCGTCCCTGTCCCCGGCGTACGCGCGCGACGTCACCGCGCGCCGGGCCGAGGTGGCCGGGACCGCGCTCGTCGAGGTCGAGGTCGACGCCCCGCTGCCCGTCGTGGCGTTCCTCGGCCCGCGGCTGCTGCGCGTGCGGGGTCACGCGCTGGCGCAGCCGTGA
- a CDS encoding ATPase, T2SS/T4P/T4SS family, with translation MDAVRLVEDEVRAQVRRRTAAGSFRGEAAELRSLVDAVVLDYDLRSLDGSLPGLPDREDAVREVVAAVSGYGALQRYFDDPEVEEIWINEPGKVFVARSGVPELTTTILDEDTVAELVERMLATTGRRVDLSSPFVDASLPDGSRVHVVIPDVTRRHWAVNVRRFVTRARRLDDLVGLGSLTPAAARFLDAAVASGLNLLVSGATQAGKTTLLNCLLGSVPAHQRIVTCEEVFELQLHNRDVVAMQCRQPNLEGRGEIPLRRLVKEALRMRPDRLVVGEVRQAESLDLLIALNSGLPGAATVHANSAADAVAKMCTLPLLAGENVTTGFVVPAVASSLDLVVHAELDADGRRRVREVVAVTGRCEGGVVETAELFGTRDGVLVRGTGWPPHRERFARAGFDLAALLGARP, from the coding sequence GTGGACGCGGTCCGCCTGGTGGAGGACGAGGTGCGGGCGCAGGTGCGCCGCCGCACCGCGGCCGGGAGTTTCCGCGGCGAGGCGGCCGAACTGCGGTCCCTCGTCGACGCCGTCGTCCTCGACTACGACCTGCGGTCCCTGGACGGTTCGCTGCCGGGGCTGCCCGACCGGGAGGACGCGGTCCGCGAAGTCGTGGCCGCCGTCTCCGGTTACGGTGCGCTGCAACGGTACTTCGACGACCCCGAGGTCGAGGAGATCTGGATCAACGAACCGGGCAAGGTCTTCGTCGCCCGTTCCGGCGTCCCCGAACTCACCACGACCATCCTGGACGAGGACACCGTCGCCGAACTCGTCGAGCGGATGCTCGCCACCACCGGCCGCCGCGTCGACCTGTCCAGCCCCTTCGTGGACGCCTCGCTGCCCGACGGTTCCCGCGTGCACGTCGTCATCCCCGACGTCACCCGCCGCCACTGGGCGGTCAACGTGCGGCGCTTCGTGACCCGCGCGCGGCGGCTGGACGACCTCGTCGGCCTCGGGTCGCTGACCCCGGCGGCCGCGCGGTTCCTCGACGCCGCCGTCGCCTCGGGGCTGAACCTGCTCGTGTCGGGAGCCACCCAGGCGGGGAAGACGACGCTGCTGAACTGCCTGCTGGGTTCGGTCCCCGCGCACCAGCGCATCGTCACGTGCGAGGAGGTGTTCGAGCTGCAGCTGCACAACCGCGACGTCGTCGCGATGCAGTGCCGCCAGCCGAACCTGGAGGGCCGCGGGGAGATCCCGCTGCGCCGGCTCGTGAAGGAGGCCCTGCGGATGCGCCCGGACCGGCTCGTGGTGGGTGAGGTCCGGCAGGCCGAGAGCCTGGACCTGCTCATCGCGCTGAACTCCGGGTTGCCCGGGGCGGCGACGGTCCACGCGAACTCCGCCGCCGACGCCGTCGCGAAGATGTGCACGCTGCCGCTGCTGGCCGGGGAGAACGTCACGACGGGTTTCGTCGTGCCCGCCGTCGCCTCGAGCCTGGACCTCGTCGTCCACGCCGAACTGGACGCCGACGGCCGGCGCCGGGTGCGCGAGGTCGTGGCCGTGACGGGACGCTGCGAGGGCGGTGTGGTGGAGACGGCGGAACTGTTCGGGACCCGCGACGGCGTCCTGGTCCGCGGCACCGGCTGGCCACCGCACCGCGAGCGGTTCGCCCGGGCCGGTTTCGACCTGGCCGCTCTGCTGGGGGCCCGCCCGTGA